One genomic region from Candidatus Poribacteria bacterium encodes:
- a CDS encoding M42 family metallopeptidase → MRRASLRFLQDILKAPSPSGYEQPAQAVVRAYASEFADDVRTDVHGNVIASLNASGAPRIMFAGHVDQIGFITQHIDDKGFISFRGIGGHDVAVLLGQRVSVWTKGGPVQGVIARKAIHVLTGDERGKVPEMHDLWVDIGAKSKDEAAGIVNIGDPITFELGFGELRNGLAHAPGMDDKVGVWVSIEALRLLDGKTFDASVFAVSTVQEEIGLRGAHTSAFGIEPLAAIAVD, encoded by the coding sequence GTGAGAAGAGCGTCGCTCAGGTTCCTACAGGACATCCTCAAGGCTCCCAGCCCCAGCGGGTACGAACAGCCCGCCCAAGCCGTCGTGCGCGCCTACGCCAGCGAGTTCGCCGACGATGTGCGTACGGACGTGCATGGGAACGTCATCGCGTCACTGAACGCCTCGGGCGCTCCGCGCATCATGTTCGCGGGTCACGTCGATCAGATCGGGTTCATCACGCAGCACATCGACGACAAGGGGTTCATCTCGTTTCGCGGGATCGGGGGTCACGATGTCGCCGTGCTTCTGGGTCAGCGCGTGTCCGTATGGACGAAGGGCGGACCCGTGCAGGGAGTGATCGCGCGGAAGGCGATTCACGTCTTGACGGGCGATGAGCGGGGCAAGGTTCCCGAGATGCACGACCTGTGGGTCGATATCGGGGCGAAGTCCAAGGACGAGGCGGCAGGCATCGTCAACATCGGCGATCCGATCACCTTCGAGCTCGGGTTCGGTGAACTCCGAAACGGTCTCGCGCACGCCCCCGGCATGGACGACAAGGTCGGCGTCTGGGTAAGCATTGAGGCGCTCAGGTTGCTGGACGGCAAGACGTTTGACGCCTCGGTCTTCGCCGTCTCGACCGTGCAGGAGGAGATTGGGCTGCGCGGAGCCCACACGTCGGCGTTCGGCATCGAGCCGCTCGCGGCAATTGCCGTCGATG